From one Maniola jurtina chromosome 5, ilManJurt1.1, whole genome shotgun sequence genomic stretch:
- the LOC123865542 gene encoding facilitated trehalose transporter Tret1-like, with the protein MLKNTVKKYCSEGSKVNQVMVAILMVLPVFSYGTAVGWLSPMGPRLMSKETPAAEPVHPDVISWMASVAYLVGTPAVFLFGYIVDNYGRKKALMLTSFSMAVCWGLKLYSTETWALITARAIIGLGVSGSYVVTPLYIKEISEDSIRGTLGSLVVLSQNLGNLMVYILGEYLCYHATLWICLAIPLVHLLLFPAMPETPSYLLKSGKVEQARSALAWLRCRQTSDAVVDTELQLLLLELEQTNNGKFFTTLKTLVSDRNTFRAFRITMAITLARELCGCLAVLHFASLIFSQASGGWVLTANQQAAVLGAVQLVGSCTASSLVERTGRKPLLGTTCFVSGLALGALGAWFAVSSGSHAWLPVLALCLCIYCDAAGLQPVPFVVMTEMFSFQYRGTVTSIVTAFACAIVSIELRVFQPLATSVGLYLIFWIFSGVCLISTVYIAFCVPETKRRTIEEIYAEFGGKKEKDLEAHVTRL; encoded by the exons TGGTTCTCCCAGTATTTTCATACGGCACTGCAGTCGGGTGGCTTTCACCAATGGGTCCACGACTGATGTCCAAAGAGACTCCTGCTGCGGAACCAGTACATCCTGACGTCATATCTTGGATGGCATCAGTGGCCTACCTAGTGGGGACCCCAGCAGTGTTCCTGTTTGGGTACATAGTGGATAACTATGGACGGAAGAAAGCACTGATGCTTACATCATTTTCAATGGCA GTCTGCTGGGGACTGAAACTCTACTCTACTGAAACATGGGCCCTCATCACAGCTCGAGCTATCATTGGTCTCGGAGTGAGCGGTTCCTACGTCGTCACTCCTCTGTACATAAAAGAAATCAGCGAGGACTCCATAAGAGGGACACTCGGCAGCCTAGTAGTACTGAGCCAGAATTTGGGGAACCTAATGGTTTATATATTAGGGGAATACTTATGTTATCACGCGACGTTATGGATCTGCTTGGCGATCCCGTTGGTGCATTTGCTGCTGTTTCCTGCTATGCCTGAAACTCCTTCGTATTTGTTGAAGAGTGGAAAAGTGGAG CAAGCCAGATCAGCACTAGCGTGGTTGCGCTGCCGGCAGACCTCTGATGCAGTGGTGGACACGGAGTTGCAGCTGTTACTGCTGGAGCTCGAGCAGACCAACAATGGAAAGTTCTTCACCACACTGAAGACTCTAG TATCTGACCGCAACACATTCCGCGCGTTCAGGATAACCATGGCAATAACCCTCGCCCGAGAGCTGTGCGGCTGCTTGGCGGTCCTACACTTCGCATCGCTCATTTTCAGCCAAGCGAGCGGTGGGTGGGTACTGACCGCCAACCAGCAAGCAGCCGTGCTGGGAGCTGTGCAGCTTGTGGGGTCTTGTACTGCTTCTAGTTTAGTGGAGAGGACGGGACGAAAG CCTCTCCTTGGCACCACGTGCTTCGTATCAGGGCTCGCTCTGGGCGCGCTAGGAGCGTGGTTCGCCGTGAGCTCGGGCTCGCACGCCTGGCTGCCCGTGCTTGCGCTGTGCCTGTGCATCTACTGTGACGCGGCTGGCTTGCAACCTGTGCCCTTCGTGGTTATGACTGAGATGTTCTCCTTCCAG TACCGAGGCACAGTCACATCAATCGTCACAGCATTCGCCTGTGCAATAGTCTCAATAGAGCTGCGAGTGTTCCAACCCCTGGCCACCAGTGTTGGCCTCTATCTCATCTTCTGGATTTTCTCCGGGGTGTGCCTAATCAGCACGGTTTACATCGCCTTCTGCGTCCCGGAGACCAAGAGGAGAACTATCGAAGAGATCTACGCGGAATTTGGCGGGAAGAAGGAGAAAGATTTGGAAGCCCATGTTACGAGACTTTAG